Sequence from the Zeugodacus cucurbitae isolate PBARC_wt_2022May chromosome 2, idZeuCucr1.2, whole genome shotgun sequence genome:
acagaaaaccgactacccactcgtcgaagttttgtcccacccaccgaccgcccacactaccacgagtgtgtcccaaaaaaaccggttccaaaaagtaaccggttactgcagtactaggcatatgtattatatatttatgatatatatttataatatatatttatgccctCGCATTTCCCACAAGCCTTAATATGGATGCAATGTTGCTAGTAACACTCAGTTTGTCAATGTCAACTCCGGTTTAACTGGCCGCGGCAAGATGCCCACACTGAGATCGCGCTATTACAAAATCGTCCCAATTCATCCCAACACGTTGTgatcattaaatattataattagccTCTGCTCTTTCACAGCTGTTTCTTTTCTCCATCAATggtcaatttttatttcttctccacgcacacatacacacacatacttggacgtgtttttgttatttacagattatgaataaaaggtTGCGTTACTTAAGTTATGCTAATCATTGACTTTTCTCGCAAgttcacatttgttgttgctgatgttgctgttgttattgttgttggcatttataaatacaaatcgaAGCCAGTTTCTTGGCCTATATATTACCAACTTATCAGCTTAAGTGTTAATTTTCggcttttttgtttctttcgttttttttttctttgttgtttgGGTATTCAAGGTCATATTTACCAAATCCATTTTCGACTCTTTCTTTGTAACATGTTTCGCATTTTGTGTCATAAACGAAAGTGgcattaagaaatataaacacataaattacGCACAAAAGCTATAATTTAAAACCGAGATGATGATCATCTTCCACCTCTCGCCTCTTCTTCTATAATTTTCCATCTTTTTTTCATCGGTAGTAAAGCGGATCTGAAGCCACAAATTCATATCAAAGATTTTGCACCAGACATTTTCGAGTATAATGTTACTGTAAGTGTGGTCGTAGTCGTAGACTGCTGGACCCTCCCTTTGACCGCTGACATCAATGCGCACAACACAAAAGGAGGAAGGAAACTGACCTAGCTGAAAGAGAGCGGAAACCTTCTAAGTGCCTCGTACATCTTCAGATGACACCGTTGGAGGAATTGATCCATATCTTTCATACTTACTTGTCGAGATCTACAACCTTTTCAACGCAGCTGCTTTTAGTTGTAAGGAATTAATGTCGCAGATTTACTCACCTTAGACCTCAGATCACAACCATAATGGACCAAAAGTAAATTAGTGTTTTCACAACCTTAACTTAATAGGCTCTTAATGATTTCTGTCATTTGCAAAACATATTGACATAGCCAATTCAACAGCGCACCGAAAATATATTCACCGAAAGGGATTACATCAAAACTGTTTATGCGCGAAgctattaaaaatatcaataaagaaatacatactCGCATGTAGAGAAAAAAGTACGTGCCACTTTATGTTCATTATGCCCAAGTACACTGAAGTGAAATATTATTAACCAGCAggcgtacatacaaacacacaggtGTAGCGGCATAGCAGTACTTGTGCGAGAGCAAACAAATCATTCGCAGTGCGATTGTGCGGCGAAAAGCAACAAAGGCGAATTGGTTGTTTGGCCTCATTGGCAACTGATGTGTTTATCAATGAAACTGCAGGCAAaccaaaagaaaagaaaaaatacaaacaaaatctCCGTTATGCGATTATATAATATCTTGGCTGTAATcgaaaattaatgtttaataaaGTAAGTAGGAAAGGGGTTAGTGCGAACGGAGTCGAATATTGAAGACTGttccaatttttaataaatagagGAATGAAACATATTTCGAAGTGACTgaaaaactctaaaaaaatcaataaaaaaataaaaatttaaaattgaaatctaAACTGATCGCCATTTACTCATTTATACTATATGCGTTATCAGAAATACCATTTCTAAAATCAAGCTCAATTTCTTCAGTCTAAATACAATCCACAAAAACCATTGAATGCATTCCAAAAAAATCAATGGAAGCGTTCAAGCGTTTTACTCTTCTCTCAAAACATTACAGTCATAGAAGCATGAACGAAATAAGAGGAAAATGTAGGTGATATCCACATTTTGGATTCTTTAGTAGAtgtatcctgtaattaataatgttttttttttaaatactttcctcgaACTTCGAATCACAATATCTctattttggaggctaacttcgaaaatggaAGAATACAACTTTTTACCTATCACTCAATTtcctggaaaaaatagtttcgcacaataccaaaaaaaagtcgattttgcagTATAGTACTGTGATAAGACGGAAGCATATCCAAAAACAGCTATGAGACAGGGATGCTTAGAATTATAAGTGTGGCTTGATGATTTTTTATTCTCGATATCCGTTTAAATATCTCCCCACACCGAACTAAAATTctacaaattgaaataaataatattttacgatTGGTTATggaaacaacaaagcaaaatgtATAAACAACTCATCTCCGGCAACTGGCCTTCTAAATTTGATTAAGAAGCTCATTTCAATCGTTAGACGAACGATGCCCAAATAATTTAGGTTATCAGCAACTATTGAGCAATTCTCGATTCTTTATGTTCGCCATGTGTAGAGTACGCTGATAATCGCCAAATAGGTATGCCAAAAGAAATTCGCTACAGCGAATTGCCATCGAAACGGGCAGTTCAAGACCTGCGCGCAATCTAATCGCACAAGAGACCCACTTTAGCTCCTTACGTATTAAGCGCGAACACAGAGCGCACACGAAACgatgaaatttatttcaattttcctaTTCGCAGCGGCAATCATAGTAAGTGGTCTACACCGCAAACGCTTTCTTGAGTCCTCGCTAAGCTTAAtacattttggtttttggttCTCAGTCTCCTTCGGCGGCAGTTGTCCAACCCGATGTCGAGGAAGCTCGTATAATTTCCAATTGTCTGCAAAGATATGGCGGTTTAACGGAGGGAAACGCACGGCGCTTGACACGCTTCAAGGACTGGTCGGAGCGGTATGAGGAGATACCGTGCTTCAGCAAGTGCTACATCAAGAATATGTTTGACGTATTCGACGAGTCGGTGGGCTTCAAAGACGAGCAGGTGATCAAGCAGTTCGGCCAACCGCTGCACAAGGCATGCAAGCACCGCATGGAACCCGTGAGTGATAGTTGCCAACATGCCTATAATGGATTTCACTGCCTTGTCAATGTGAGTTATAAAAGTCttactaaatatacatatatacgaggaAACATTAATTAACGGTCATATATATGCGTCTCTTCGCATTGCAGTTGGAGAATGATCCTTTCGTGCTAATCGAGAGCATGAAGAATGTCAGCTTGGAGGCGAAAAAGGCCATGAAAGACTGTCTGCATCGCTCAGATCAGTACGAATGGGAGCGCGTCAAAGACTACGCTAAAAACCCGGTGCGCGAGCCCATACCGTGCTTCACCAAATGCATCATCGACCGCTTGGAACTGTACAGCCAGCAAACGCGCCAGTGGAACATACCGGCGCTGACGTCCCAATTGGACGTACCCGCCGCTGGAGCAGACGTACAGCACTGCCTGAGGCAGCGACGCAACCGCAACGCCTGTGTGTGGATGTATCAGGAGTTCACTTGTTTCAAATTGGCTCTCGTTCAACCAAAGGTTTAGAACATTGACACTAACTACACGTGCGGAGAACGCTCagtaaaataattctaaaaagtAAAAGTGCATTTTGTCTTAATCAGTTTTGATCTTTATGTAACTTAGAAGCGATAATCAGTCTTCGAGCGAATAAATCTGTGAATGAACTCGCCGCAGCACTGTGTGTTTTGATAGCCTCAAAACTGTAAAAGTTGTTGTTTTCaacaaaataagtatttttgtgtgtgtgtgtggttgaaTGTTTTGTAGCAGCAAAATAAGCCTAGACTCCCTTGCCTATCAGTTGAGTTCCAATCCATTTGCGTTTTCAAGGCAACCGATTCGTTAATGGCATCGTAGAAGCTGACGCAGACAGAAGCATTTCGCTGATAAGCCAAAGCGCCACTCCGCTTACACATTGAGAATTCGAGAAAGAAAATTTTGCGTTCAAGGTAAAGAGACAATTTTTGATATTGATACCTCAAGAGAAtttagatatttgccaacctattaaaaaaaatcggaaaaggAAAGTAATGATATTTCAAGAATTTCCATACATTttctattacaaaaatatacccACCTCTGAAGTTCATATTGACAGATGGTTTTCTATTTTGGCGACATCcatattgtattgtttttgtaccGTTACTTTAATTACCTTTACCAATATCTACAGAAGTTTAGTAGTCAGCTTCAGTTCTATTCGTTTTCCTCTCTTGTGAAGTGAATGTGATCTTTCCCATTTTGCAGTATAGGTATGTACAAATAAGCAGATCACGATTTCTTCGAAGCCACATGAAAGTAGTATTTCTCCTCATCTCATGTATTACAGCCCTAAGGCTTGGGCTTACATGTAGCAATGACACTTTGGCGCACCCAGCGATAACCTTGCCTCTGCCGGAGCGCCGCGTTTGTCACTGAAAATGacgaaataaacatttttatgtagCGTTATCAGCTTACCGCGGGCAAGTATCAAGTGCTAGAATAATTCAAAACACTGATAAGGAACACAACACTGTTAatctatacaacaacaactcagcgCACAAATCATTACAGCGTCGTTTCGCTGCGAATTCTTCCCATCCAAGTCAGTCTCAACGCACGGCTAAGGCTCTAAAGAACCACAAAATCAACAGACTTCGACAACGAAACGAATTTTGTAGAAAATGATTTTTCGCGTAGCATCACAAGCGGTGTTATTAATCGCCGCCGCGTACTGTATACAAAtggtaaattataattttaagctCATAAAGTCCAACTGGCCAAAccacaaatatgaaaaatcaatatttaattaaaatatgcaaatgctcTAATGATGATCATAAAATATCGAcacaaaaacgaaataaataacGATTTTGTAGGTTAGCAGCGCTGCTACAACAAAGGTGGAGGAGCGTGACGTCGAATCCGATGCAGAGATTTTACGGAAATGTTTGCATGAAGTCGGCAGCAAAGATGTGGTTGGGGAGCTGCAAAAGGTTGCACGCTACTCAAAATGGACGTCGGAGGAGATACCCTGCTTTACACGTTGCCTCGCGTCCATGAAGCGCTGGTTCGATGCGGACGAAAGTAAGTGGAATAAGCAGCAGATCGCCGATGATTTGGGTGCGGATATGTTCAACTACTGCCGCTATGAGCTCGATCGCTACAATGAGGACAGTTGCGAGTTCGCCTATACGGGGTTGCGCTGCTTGAAACAGGTACCTGATAATTTGCACGTAGAACTATATGCTTGAATAACTTAACTCAACTATTCGCAGGCCGAGCTCTACACACTGGAAACGTACAAGAACATTCTGAGCTGTGCTACCGAGCTGAATGTCACTATGAAGGAACTACAAAAGTACGCCGCCTTCCCTACCAAAGAAGTTGTGCCCTGTCTCTTTCAATGCTTGGCAGAGAAAATGGATTTCTATACGCCCACCTATGAGTGGAATTTCGACAAGTGGGTCAAAGCGTTTGGCCCAACGCGCCAAAATCCCACTGCTTCCAATGTTTGCAAAGTGAGCTCggagcaaataaataaacgcGACAAATGCGAATGGATGTACGAGGAGTACAACTGTTTGGAGCGTTTGAACTACAACACAGACGGCTCTTATCCAATGGAGACTACGACGCTGAGTGCAGTGATTACAAGTAAAAAGCCAGATGCAGTTGAAGCGGCAGTAAAAGAAGCCTCCTAATTTAGTGGATTAAATTAAGTCGTTGCACATAACTGTATTCATacaacaaatattcattttatatgtACAACCAGCGCGTTTTCAGcgaattccattttattttttaatctaattCATCTTCTATAGTATACACAAGTCGTGCAGCTCACAAATAATAAacgaaatatttacatttatttatttcctcccttttttatattttcaaacgcgaataaaaacaatttttgaaacaattaaCTTAACAGTTAAGCAATCACAAATGCCGGATCGAGTGCTTAGTTCTCAATATAAGTTCTGCGCACAATCGGTCGGTTCACGGATATCCAGCAGGAGAACACGCGATTAGCCCAGGTGCAGGTGTCCGAATCGTGCTCATTGTGATCGATGCACTTCTCCAGGCCATGGGATACTTTAGCCAAATTCTTTGAACTCTTCGCTGTGAATTGCGCAATAATGGCTTTCTCGTCGAAACCCTTCTCCTCGGTGAAGAGACCCATCCGCTCGACGAAACACTTCACATAGCAATTGGTGCGTTTGTGTGGTGGAAACTCGTAGTTCAAATACTTCTCGTAAATATCTTCCGGAATGCGAAACTCATCATGGCACGCTTCGTGTGCGGCGAGTGCATCCTGAGCTGTACGTATCTGGAATTTACCCGCAACCTGTGGACGAaggaacaaaaataaatgtcagaAAAGAACACTAAAGgggtttgagaaaaaaaaattgcgcaaaacacCGAACAACTAGGCGACTCTTCATTGTTATTACTGTTTTTCGAACAATTTTATGTAATGTTTGTTGTCGTCGCCGTGCCAATTTGTCAATATgcgtttatgaatttttatgccTCACATGGCTTCCACACTCACCAAAGCCACACAGGCCAGCAACAAGATCAGCTGGGTCTTCATTATTACTTGTTTCGTTCGTTTAGTTTTCCTCCAACGTTTACACTGTCTCAACGGATCTTATCGCGGCCAAGCAGGTGAGCAAGCGAGCGTCGATGAATTTATGGGTTGTTTAGTGTCGTAGCTGACACAACGTACTAAACCAGTATGCaagattttttcacaatttgtaGGTGTGTGACTTGAATTTAAATTACTTAAGAAGACAAAACTACCAAGCGGTCGACTTACCATCTACTCGGGCTCAGCCTCGGCCTGTGCTCGTTGTTGCCGCTTGGGAAGTTGGCCGCGCATTCGTTGGCGCAGTCGAGCCAAACAGGCTGCGCCACGACTGGGTGCAGGTTTTCTCGAAAGTTCAAGCCATGCACATACCCAGCGACGTTGGTCTCACTGTGTGCCTGTAATGCGCGACAAACGGGCATAGATACACCTACGAAACCAGCGGCTGCTGTCGCCAACTTATCGGCCAACTACCGCTATGCAGTCAATCAGCCATCCGCGCTGTGGTGGCTGGTGTGGTTTCGTCGCTGTGCTATTGTGGTACTcccagttttgttttatttgtcatgTATTCCCATTAGCATTCCACCAAACTTGTTTTACACTTCTTGCTGGCTCCACACTCCGACTCCCCTTCCAGACGCCAATGGCACAACTATCGCTTTCGTTGTCTCTACGCTTGCCATCCGTTGCTGGCTTTAACGTCAATTATATAACTCATTTTGTGTGTTTGGTATCAGGTTGTCTCTTAAGAATATTCTCTCCATCAAATCTATTGAATCCCAACGTCTTTATTTTTTGAGAATTTCGTATACTCGTATTATAAGTATTTGTACCGTAATCCAAGTCCATTTTGCACATCATTCATTGATAACTCTTGGAAAATCATGAGGTTAGCGGTAATTACTAAGGTTTTTAGTGAAGGAAAGcattacaaaaatactaaaagggAGGTAACTAAGGCTTCTATTGCCGTCTGTAGATGTCTAGGTTTGTCTACGATATATAGACGGTAATGGAGTCTAAATCACTTACTTTGTTGTATATCATATGTATTAAGAAGACggctatactatacatatagcTATACAGACTATACGctctaaattttttaatattattttattcgttATGGTTCCGATAATCAGTCCATAATCACACAGCCTCTAATTTGCCTCTGtttaaaacaattacaaaattatataatcaattgaatttaaattcgcATTTCATGTTTACGGTTATTGGCATTAACGGAATGGAACAATTGGCAGCACATTAGAGACTTAAAAGGGCATTAGTCACTTGAGAGCCAACCCCGCCAGTACTTTCAATGGGAATATGAGTTCATAAGCCACTTgagaatttaatttgatttttgaataaCCAATTGTACAAATTCACTACGGTGGAAGGACGTAAGTCAACAAGCAAGCGCACACcctgtatatatacagatgcatatacataagtgtATGTGTATTACTTGTGGTTGCTTATGTAAATACACTTATGTCGGATGTATTTACAAGTGTGCGTGTACTCTGGAAGTGAAGTGCGGGTCCAATATCCCATTTACCACTTAAGTATGTGCATACACCATTTAATAAAATTCCCTGACAACATACACGGGTATACACATAGcggtatgtaagtaaatatgtaaatgagttGCTTACAGTGGTGCTAAAAATAATGGCAGCAATAGTACAGAAAGAAGAAGTGAAGTGTAAATTACAAACAGCTTAACATCTAATAGAattgtttcttaaaaatattataatattgaaCGAAATTCTTCattatgcaattaaaaatcACAACTCCACGTCTGTTGTTGATTCCAACAAAGGTCAAAGGCTATTTTAACAAGTAAGCAGGGgcttaattcatttaattttattaagagaacacacaatttgatccacatattccgaataaagtccactagaaaacaaaaatcattatatatagtgtaAGGAGACTTTGATAAATCCTCAACCATTTCAACTATTTGACAAACAAACTACGTTATATCTAAGATTTTACGttctcttaatttttctaagatatctcatataatAACCGAtacatacggtataaagtccaccggcaGTTTGAAAATCCGATATGAGGTCTATGGGGAATAGCCATGAGTTATATTGGAttgatttttaccatttttgacCTCTGTGCCATGTGCAcatgaatttatttatgatatctgagagatttacgaatattttcaattaaaaattagacGTCATGTTCGATATGAGCGATATGATATGAGAAAAGTTACAATCTGGTTTCAGTGATTTTTATACGGGCTATGCCACACtaaaaatacagtatttgtgcaaaaggacgaatcagatggacttcaaaattgtggtatatgagaagtaggcgtggccgtGAATCGATGTCTTTCCATTTGCAAAGTATAGCATTTTGATGCCAAGGAAATATAATAGTTCGAAAGGGATTcctttgaaattggtcgagtagtcaTGATTTTTGACCCCTAATCGGACCCACGCCCTTTTAAATTTGGTTTACAAATTTCAGTATAGTCCTTCTGTGTCATCTTTagcatgaaatttaaggtttctgacatttttccttattgaattaaagtattttagtagttttcaacataacctttgtatgggaagtgggcgtggttataatccgatttcctccattttaagACTATATAAGGAAGTAACTAACGGAAaagactctagagagtttggttaaTACCCCCACTAATAAGTCTAATTCCTTTAGACAGCTGAGGTACCAATCATTATATAGTGCCACACTTTCCGCTGTCACTGTACaaaattatgtatgtgtatgcactTGTAAGCAATGCGAGAGAGCACAATAAGTGCAATCGGCCATGCGGTTTTGCTCTTGTATTTGCTGGGCGTCCGTGTGTGGAGGTGTGTGCGCTCGTGTTCCGCGAATAACAATggattaattacattaaatacaaatttgcaatataataattaaaaaccccaaacaacaacaacaacaacacgcgcaCAGCGGATTGCAAGAACACACGCGTGCATTCATTTCCGTTCGAGCTggacaataacaatagcaatgccaggcagcagcagcaattgcaGCATAATTGGTTATGCGTTCTTTGGTAATTTAATACACATTAATATATTGGCTCGGCACGTGTGTGtgacggtgtgtgtgtgtgtgtgcaaaaatGCATTAACTCGTAATAAATCGCATGTAATTACAGCTTGCGGCTGCGGTGCGGTCTCGCCCAGCATTTAGAgcttttcactaaaaattaaccACAAATTATCAATTTAATAAACGGATGCGAGCGTGCGACCATTTGTTACAGCAAATAAATTGATTGATCGTTGACATTCGGGAATTAGGCTATTGCAATTTGCCACACCAatacaagcgcacacacacaccctttCGCCTTGGAAATATACACcgatgctcacacacacacacacacactcacacagagACAGAGAGATAGAGAAGCATAAATAATCTGTGCGCTTTAATGAAATGTGCATCGCTTCGTTGTCATTGCACTAGACGACACTAATCGGGGCCGCACTAAATAACGCCGCGCAGCgccaaattataaattatattatataatttacttaGCCACTGCCGCCAAGCGCTGCCTTTTATGTGTGCGCGCACAAAAGCGGCGTcgccaaaacaaaataaacaaatttaaatggaaattgaatatttttatttaattacttgaTTTTTAACTCGCTGCggtgcaataaaaattaattatgcgcAAAATTTGGTTTGCAAAGTGTTAATGCCGAGCGCGGAGATAAATGCACGCCAGCGAATTCGAACAAACACACGGACAAACACtcgcatttacatatgtgtgtggcGTATATAACTATAAAGGCTGATTTATGCCTTGGCACCTTCGTCGCTGCAGCCACTTCCGTTGCCGGCTGCATTCTGTGTGCTTGGCCGCCAACAAAAGCGTTCGGAAATGCCGACTTAACTAAATACTAAATTCGGGGCATTTAATGCGTTGTGTGTCCGATTTTGGGTGTTTTAAAAAGAAACAAGAAAGAGTTTCAAAcagtgaaatattttgttttttttacgaGACGGCCTTTGACTTAGCTTGCCCTGCCAACGGATTGTTTTTGGCTCGTTAGAAGCTTGTGCGTATGTTGATGCAATATGCAATAGTTGATGGATTCTTTTCAGATTCTAAAAACTGAGAAAATACTCCagtaataaagaaatttatacttttattgaATCTTGCCGGAAGGTCCTAACATCTTATCGAATATTTATATTCGATCcacaattttataaatgttgACTTTATTAAACACACAAAATTctcgattattattttttaaataaagaaatatcacTTTTTGACTAGGAGCGGTGCTTCGGGATATGGCttgaggcagtagtctgctCTAGAAGccaaaaaaaagcgttttttttagcaatttttttttgaaggggaaggaaatgattgtggtaaacggaatttaaagacgatagtgtactatatttaaggcttaaaaaacaatatttattattaaaaaatattgaaattttttcaaagttgtaagtatttttctggagcgcctggagtccgcacttgtaaatcggtgccggtgatggaggtcgtgcgatgcatctgaaacagtcgaaccaaattttttttaattgttataagtttcttttctttatgaaccaaaaaaataccgaagaagttataaaattccaaattttttcgaagtttgaaaaaaaattcacttttttaagaaaaaaaattgactttaagttgcaaaacaagtagtttaaataatacttttgtctaacttttttagttcaaatagaagataatttaatactgaagctagatcactttggttttttcggacatatattatttttgctatcggcggcaccgttttctaacacttgtgaaaatgaaaactcgagaaaacgcgctttaaaggtctgcctgagcattcgcacctgctcgacgctcggacACTAAAACTGATCTAGCTTCGATAATGTGTCGAATTGggctctggaattttaaaggcatattcttggatagttttggaagagatttaa
This genomic interval carries:
- the LOC105220718 gene encoding uncharacterized protein LOC105220718; amino-acid sequence: MKFISIFLFAAAIISPSAAVVQPDVEEARIISNCLQRYGGLTEGNARRLTRFKDWSERYEEIPCFSKCYIKNMFDVFDESVGFKDEQVIKQFGQPLHKACKHRMEPVSDSCQHAYNGFHCLVNLENDPFVLIESMKNVSLEAKKAMKDCLHRSDQYEWERVKDYAKNPVREPIPCFTKCIIDRLELYSQQTRQWNIPALTSQLDVPAAGADVQHCLRQRRNRNACVSSAATTKVEERDVESDAEILRKCLHEVGSKDVVGELQKVARYSKWTSEEIPCFTRCLASMKRWFDADESKWNKQQIADDLGADMFNYCRYELDRYNEDSCEFAYTGLRCLKQAELYTLETYKNILSCATELNVTMKELQKYAAFPTKEVVPCLFQCLAEKMDFYTPTYEWNFDKWVKAFGPTRQNPTASNVCKVSSEQINKRDKCEWMYEEYNCLERLNYNTDGSYPMETTTLSAVITSKKPDAVEAAVKEAS
- the LOC105217972 gene encoding general odorant-binding protein 99a isoform X1 — encoded protein: MKTQLILLLACVALVAGKFQIRTAQDALAAHEACHDEFRIPEDIYEKYLNYEFPPHKRTNCYVKCFVERMGLFTEEKGFDEKAIIAQFTAKSSKNLAKVSHGLEKCIDHNEHDSDTCTWANRVFSCWISVNRPIVRRTYIEN
- the LOC105217972 gene encoding general odorant-binding protein 99a isoform X2, which encodes MVAGKFQIRTAQDALAAHEACHDEFRIPEDIYEKYLNYEFPPHKRTNCYVKCFVERMGLFTEEKGFDEKAIIAQFTAKSSKNLAKVSHGLEKCIDHNEHDSDTCTWANRVFSCWISVNRPIVRRTYIEN